The Argiope bruennichi chromosome 9, qqArgBrue1.1, whole genome shotgun sequence nucleotide sequence AATGAACATAACAGCATCACAGTGTTTTTCtgagaagataaaaaatattttattatatatatatatatatatatatatgtatataacttatatataagatatttttacctCACTCTATTTAGTTCATGAAAGTTGAAAAGAGTCCAAATAATGTTcatttacatgatttgaaaatgaaactaattagacataatgaaatgtttttgtaagaaaatctaATAATTCTAACCTAACTGGTATGTTTAAGTTGGAAGCATTGAGCAATGctcataaatgttgaaaaaagttCATATCGAATGCAGATCTATCTCACTATATGCATTTGATCAAAATGGAATGAATTTCAAgttagaatgtaaaaaaaatctaaactgcCTTTAAGATCAATGATTATAGCTATAGAGTTCAATTCTGTGAAAGCCCAAGAATTACTGGAAATACTTTTTCATGGCACTTgcataatattgatttaatttctgaACTCTGCTTTTTAGGAGTTGAAGTTGTTTCGTTACAGCTTGATTTTTAGGTTCAAGTTGCTGGGCACGAGTTAAATCTTCTTTGGCCTTTTCATATTCCTGCAACTGTACATATGCTGCACCTCTCCTATAAAGAGCTTTGGCATTATCAGATTGCATCTGTAAAGCTTTTGAAGAATTTATCACAACAGATTCATAATTATGATGCCTCATTTGACATGCAGCAACATTTAAATAACAAGATAACTTAAGTCCTTTGATGTCCATTCCTTCCTCTTGACCAGAAGGTATATCATGTTCTAAAGAGATAACATATTTCAAAGTCAAACCAAATCGACGGAAAGCATACTGATAGGCTCCCCGAGAATAAAGCTCCAAACCTCTTTGCTTGTGGTATGTAGCTCGACGCCATTTTTCAGTAACACTCATCTCCCATATTTCAGGTTCCCTAGTGTATGCCAACAGCTGAAATTCAATTTCAACAATATTGGATGGAAGATCCTCAGTGTCTTCTGATTGAGATTCACTAGTTGGTGTTACTTCAGCAGCAGATTCTGGTTTCACTACTTCTGGATTCTCTGAAGTTACGTCCATTTCAGATGATTCATCTTTAGTATCCTTGTCAAATTCCATTTTGGGACTTTCATTACCAATTGGAGAACTTTGATCTGCTCTCATTTCTTCAGCAGATTCAATAGGTATGACAACATCGGGATAAAGGCAGGGGTGTTCGAATTTTAAGCGACAAACTTCCTCCTCCTTCATAGTGCGAATGCAGTCTTCGATTATTCGATCAATTGGCTCGTCAACATCTCCAACTATAATCTCTTTTTCATTATCATCATTTAGATCAGTCAGTATATGTTTTTCATCAGTAATGACTTTAATTCTACACACAGAGCCATCTTGGGGTGTATAAAAACCATATCCTTTGGTAATTATTTCCTTAGTGAAAGGTTTTGGTGTAGCAGCTTTCAGGGCAGGCATCGTCAGGAATAAAATGTGAGCAATTTAATCCAGTTAGACTTTTTTTGTAGGAACTAggaagaaactaaaaattaaggaattagtactccaaatcaattttttcacatttgttaaatatatcttttctataattttatacaaaattatggaAGTACCAAAACTGTTAATAAGATTTCATAATAATCTTACTCTTAAGATGCTACATTAATTTCCATTTCCTACTGCAGTTGTATTTAACCTGATGTTACATTAATTTCTATTTCCTGTTGCAGTTGTATTTAAcctatttattctataattttaaacaagctcaaactgaataaaaaagaaaaaatatgggatgcacaaaattattaataaaactccATAATATTCTTACTCTTAAGATGctgtattaattttcatttcctattgTGTGCTAGATAAATCATCACATTTTACTTGCTATGTGAAATAAATATGCAGGTTTATCTCTAAAGTTGCTGCTGCTTGATCTGACAGGATACcacaaaatattatgttattgctTGGAATGAAATCAACAAAATTGGTGCAAATAcagtttcaatttcattatatgaaatttctagtaatatttaaaccaataaaattttagaagcataAGTTTCTAGAAacaagtataataataataataataataataataaggtggAAGAACTGGACAATTATCTTAAGTTACTTACTAtcataaaagtaattaaactCAAAAGTGTATCAAAAGTAACTAACTGCTCAGGAACTGAaacaataaactaaaatatttgtatatgtataatttaaattttattttgtgtcagTAAAAACATGATGTTTATAAGcataatgataataaaagtaGGGTATCAAATCTAATCATTTCGTAATTCCCTtcacatgaatttaaatatttattcatcaaacaatttttaaagcttgGAATAAAGAGCAGAGATACAttgtaattttaatgcataacaaaaaaaaaaaagtcttcttaGAAATTAAATCTGCTTAATAACactatataataatatgtttctcttttttaatcttggtatggcaatttttaaattaaaaaaactgtattttctgAAACTATTCTGACTggtaaaaaataaagttacattttaattttttcttgcttatgagtaaaggccatttttttttctattgcaaggaggaaaaaaaagaaagataagaaaCAATCTTATTAAATGATCctgttattaaaaaacatttttttttaagtcagtggtaaaaaataatcatacaaattagacaagatatatttatatgaacAATAAAGATGTTGTTGTTTCTTGCACATTATaaaggccagaccatttgacctacaatgaaatttggcacatgtatactttAGAGGGTGGAAATGTTCatcttggagcaattttttttaaaaaaattaattaattaaaaaataagcttactTTTGATGTTTCTCCataataacttcagaaaatatcattgcaaaaaatttaatttttcattgtcttaaaatttatacaatttatctttttaattataccaaattaatagttgtacaaatttttgtttattttagcattttttaaaagtatctttttcctaatttccaacaacagattaTATTGCTGACCTGAAATCCaacctgttttcattttttctgcaACTATTTGAcattaatttccttcatttttttagagttaaggaaaaaggattctttttaatatatgcatagtttataagataaataaagaaaaaaaattacaacattgcaaaatttagaaaataggtgaacttgatttttaatatttttagcaatgcTATGATGCTATGGGAatgtctccattagaaagaaagaaaaaaaaaaaaaaaaaaaaaaaaacagattaagtaagacaattaaaataacgttGCTTTAATGCCAAACAATTTGTCAGAATCATAggcatgaaattatatctaaatgattttactgaaattaaatataaccaacatTTTTGACGAACCAGCTGGTTACCTGAGATGACtagcttgaaataaaaataaaaccaaataaaattaaaagtaaataaaattaaaaccaaaattgaatGTTGCagagtaattatattatttttaagtttttttttaatgaatagttttatttaactGCCTAATATGATTTAAGAGATTCTTTAACAATGGTAACATATCTTTTAgtcttttaaagaaactttaagaATTGGATATGCTgtgttctaaaacatttttttaaaaaatgtatgaaattaatacattattgaaaaaaaaaaaaccaaataaagcttgataaaatgtgtaaagcaggaaaacacattttttaggaagtaaaaaattaatcacCCTTGTAATTAAAGTagcatatcaaaatattacaattaatattttaaattaaattttggatttcaaatatatctataaaattgatGAAGATTGGAAATGCgggaaaatataagaattaaatctaACATGACAGAAATTAAAACCTTTTATGTTATGGgaaactaaatacaaaattatatatataatagtatgaTGTAATAATGctgcaaaaaaatttttcatatgaaataaggaaaatatttaacacatCAGGGTGGACTTTCAGGATTCATTTCCAAAGGAGAAAGAATTTTAGGACCTAGTAGTTTAGAATGTAgccaaatcattataaaatacccaccaataattattctttaaacttCCAGGTCATTCTGTGCCAAATTGTGGATATTTGATTTACAACAACAAATCTGACAGAGTTCTCATCATTGGAATCTTGATTCATTAGAACATGATTTAAATTTGTGATTCTCCTATTttgcaaatcaataaaattctagACACAGAATTTGCTCATACTTTAGgccaattttagaaaatgtaattactatagttcaaatttattttgaaaagcattaaaactaaattttaagaagagtaatgcttaataattattaaaactttttaaataataccaaataaAGATTCTAACAGATAAAACTCtgttgaaaattctataaaagttgAGCTGTGAATTTTAATGAAGTCCATTTATCACTCTAATGTATCAAATAAAACGAGCAAATAACAACTGAAATTGAGTATAGATAGATAGCTACAAAGTGGCATAATATAAATTCTCACAcatcttaataatataaaaaaaaactttaagttgaacaagcaaattattaaaaatataaagtaattttcttttaaaacttaccTGGCCTTTTTATATGAGCATTACAGAAGACTTTATTACATCATCTTTCTAGATGAAAGTTTCTAACTTAAATGCAGATatatatcaaaactaaaaaataaattttaaaaaaaagtgcactTAATTAGTGAAACAtttgtcaaaacaaaaaaaatctatttattcatATAAGGTTATCAATTTTTAGGAAGGATAAATTTTagtcatttattaataattcagataatgtcaatataatatgatattagaTTATggaactaaaagaattaaaatagataCAAGTTgatacattaacaaaaatatgtatataattttatttaatttcttaatagcaTTAATTCATAACAAGAGTTTATGATTTTGTAGTTTATGATCCTTACACATAAAacaactaaaattgaaattaattttacagtattcccatctttcttcatatttttaactaaagTTAGATATATTATATCCTTATCTGAAAGATAAggaaataattctgttttaaaagatTCCCATAAagttactctctaataaattttaagacatCATTCATTctcatccattaaaaaaatatttcattttctaagataaaatcaaatttttctattggaaatacaGGGTCATGAGcagaaaaaagattcaaaaagtCCTAGTTACTACTAcagatacaaattttaatatacaaaaaaatataaagctgTGCATaacatatcagaaaatattataaaaaataacaatttcaagcTAATTCCAAATGGGAGAAACTGTGAATCTTGACACCAATCTGAAGGCAGGATTCATAAAGTAAAAATcttcaatttagaaatatattaagttaaattaatcatctttttcttttgtctataagaaaaaattacaaaaaactacTTCATTTTAAAGGCTTACAACTAGCCTGGTatgattttctttcctttaaagattcaattaactttaaatagtatattttttaagtttacatattaaaattctagcagcaaaaatttcagtgtttttatATTGGATACTTCTAACAATAAACATACTAGTCACAACAGGATAATTATTtaaccaatttaaataaaatttgtaaagcaGAGAATGCCCTactttaaaatcaacaaaaaaatatttttaaaaaatacaatagtaATGCGATTCAAACAAATTCTTCGATATAATATTCCTTAAACATGCTTTTTTTACAATGATAAgtgaattaataacaaatttttcaggacggaggggaaaaaaataaggTAATCAAAAATAcagtgctttaaaaaattaattatgtctaatttaatataaaaatattaaaatagcgtctcattttgacaaaaaaaaaaaagaatttattaacagaaaaaaaaatcaaatttttaattttttaaaaatagtttcatcgtaaaaattaaacttatccacagaaataataaaaaacttacaAGTTTCATATGAAGTCGAAAAAAATTCTCCGGTTTTCTGTTGTTTTCCTTTGCAGTAAAAATGCGAGAGAAGAGTTGAGAAGTAGAGACAGCATTCATAAAatgtaatggaaaaataaataaccgTCGTGAACGtactcttttaaatatattcaccATAAAGAGTCCATATAtctagttttatattattttaaatatgtaataaatatttatttaaaactgaaataaaggtAGAAAGTTTGGtttattcaaagaatttgttAAAGTGTGATTagagtagagatgcataatccacgattttttgaataacaaataatattgctattgttatttttaaatatgctttccaaatatctgttatttcaatcttattattaattaaaaattattacataatattaaatataaaatttattaattgtaattaatacttaatttactaatttaattaacgtgtgattgaattaatttatctgtttcagcttacttcttaaattttattttttttctcaaaactatttatttaatttatttattagagtgaaccattttctggaaaagatgagttaaaaatatgtcatttctttaaaatgtttactttagtcctatattctaccaatagatggcgccagcagtaaacagagtacatgtaatcaaagtcaatcatgtcacgagcaattcaaaatgatctgtatggaatagtgcatcatcaaatacgaatatcggtcactcctgTAAAGTGGAGTGGTGACTttgcactttccggtgaaatcaccgctctgataaatttcagtgatatgcaattcaatgatacgatacgataattccaataaccggtccgttcacttttcaatccaatcacagatttctttcgagagcttccattggacagatcgtatcgtcaccgcttcggcaaatttcagtgatatcgtatcgattgttagtttctatcgtgatccaaaacctgtaatcgaaatatcatcagtaaaatcgtatgaaggatttgaatcacacccctctttgaaaagtattgatcacttgtatttgtgactttttgatattggttacgtaataaccgctctgaaaatattcgtcatccctagattAGAGAGCTATGTGATTGATCGTTAATGATGATCTGGATCTGggattatatttgaagaaaaatatttgttaaaataagcatttttgccagtggttaattattaatatcttaatctatcaatatattttaaaataaaattttataaaaataatataatcatttatacataaaataaataatcatttatacaatattaataattattaatattgtgtaaatgattatatttattgtataaatgatttatttttataaatgatttatttttataaatgatttatttttataaatgatttatttttataaatgattatattatttataaaaatatcatttatacataattaataattatacagaCACCGATTAGAAATCCATGATAATCCAAGGAGCACAAAATTCTCGGTAACGGacacaattttacaatttctgGTGTTCCGCTGATTCAAGAAGAACCCGCAAGAACACATAAGAAttgcatgaattaaaatatagcatttactttttaaaaaaaatagaacaaaggAAATTTATCTCTTTCTATAAAGAGCATTTCTTCGAAGAAATTTAGTCGTGAAAACAAGAAAAGGTAAAATTAGCTAAAACAAGTTTTCGGTTGTGATCCCATAGAGAAAAGCAAGGagtttatgaagaaataaaagttgATAAGCAATTACAAATAGCAGTGCATATAAATGATCGTGACAAATAAAAAGTAGCCCGTTTTGGTTATATTGGAAAACTATttagaaagttgaaaaaaatctcTCAGATTTACACCTCAGTTAAGCGTCTGTACATATTCTCTTAAtcgataaaaaataatagtataaatgttccaaaacccaagTGATCGTTTCTGAAGGCTTTACAAAGGATCATAAATGGGGAGatccaaaagaaatttattaggAATTTGAGGCATTGTTTGGAAAAATTTGGCCAAAATATCTTTGATATGGTGTGAATCCTAATGCGGCATTACGATTTGCACTTTTTAACcataaattgtataataatattgttacaatatttttattatattttaagatgttCAAGATATCAAAGAGCATCGTAGAGATAATGCAAAGTagaataattgattatttattattaattttgagcaCTTGCAGTTTCCTTCATTTTTTGATGTCATCTAATTTCCAAGCAGGGACAAATAGAGTATTACGTTTATTGAAAGGGCcggattattaaataagcaaagcAGAAAGTTATCTAGAGGCTCCACAACTCTAGGGAGGTCCAGAGCCATTGCGACTTTTTTGCGGTATTTTGAAAGTCGTTATAAAAGCCGCACaatcgaatttattcaaattaaaataagatgtaACTAATATTGGGTCATTAATCAAGCAATACacctaattaatttccatttgaatcattagattatgtaattttaaaattctaaaaaaaatgtggtactttataattttaaaagaatgttctattttatttttaaatattgtttagatTGTGTTTAGAGAAGTTttgcaatttcttattttattatcttgtttaaaattttgttaaatttaagaaattttttttgtacagaatGTACTAAAATTGGCAATTTAGAAAGTTATTTGCATAAGCACtttgttatttcatttagttGGTTATTGCtacttaaaattgtttatataaagaCTAAATTAAAagcgataaaaaatatttggcttTGAAAGTTTGTAGAAGAATAAACAGACCCGagatttcaattcttttaagGAAACCAGAACACTCAATCCAGCTTTACTGAGTGAATGAAAGATTTGTAAAGCAAAATCTTGTGCTTGATTTCTAATTTGCTTTTTGAAGCCATGAATTTTCTCAGACCAATACAGTTTCTTTGGGCTTTATTGCCGATGGTTTTGATGTGGATGTTTTGTGAGACCGAGATAATGTGATAATTTAGACCGAGTAACATCTAGTAGAATTCAGTGATATAGGGATAGGGTAGCCAAATAATATAACAGTCTAATGATGGCATGAGCCGTTTAATGACCTGTAGTATAAAAATGCTCAATCATAATTGTAATGTCATCAGCAAAGATCactgatattttgaaatcatagGAAAGTCATGACGCCTACACTTTTCAACATGGCGTTATATTGTCATGTTGAAAAGTGAGGGCAAGAATAACTTCCTCTTCTTGTTGGGCGCCACTCCTGATAGATCTGGGAGGagagatattattttcaattgatcCTGTAAAGTacgaataaataatttctattagtTAAGCCGAAAAACTATGTTGCCAAAACTATGAAGATCAAGCTAATGTATCAATCTTTAATAAAGGCTTTGGCAATGAGAGAAAGATATCCACCTATTAAACAAAGAAAGTGTCACCTATTGTCTTACATTTCAAAAAACCATGAAAAACCATGTAACACATAATATCAGATGACTAgtgtttagattttatttttgaaaccaaaCTATTATATTATGATTCTAAAAAATCATCTGCAGCAATGACATAAATTTTTACAACATTGCACAAAACTACGAATACTGAAACTTCGCTAAAATctttacttttgtaaaattataaaagtgctGCTTTAATTTTTTGTCCGATTTGAGAATTTAAAAGTTAGACGTCGATAACTTCTTTAGCTATGCTAATACACTATAGTTCTGCTTTACCAACTATGAACACCAAAAAGCGCAGATAAAGTGATAAAATCGCATTGGCATTATGAGAATcgagaatcatttttaaataacaagaaaaacatccaaaaatttcactttcgattaagtataataataataatataagataaatcTTTTCACTCACGAAAAAGGGCCCATAATAATACatgtggaatttttaaaaagttttctaaattgaATATAGGTCAATTCAATAATCCTAACAAGTGATTTAAAAGAGTTTcctgaaacttttatttcaagGAAGTGAGTAGTTAGTGAAAAAAACGAAAGACACAAGTGGTGATTCCATTGGCCTATGTATTGCAAATCATCATCAGGCAAATCATAGTGCCTGAACAAATGAAAGCGGAAGAGTGACTAATTAATTTGAGtcacaataaattaaaactgcTAATCATGCTcgttcacagaaaaaaaaagaagaagcatCTGTCTTCTAAACTTATATAAGCATATAGttctatgaaaaataagaaacatctatttaaatgtcatttcagGTATAATAGTCGAACTTGTATATGCCaccaaaaatattcttaaaaaattctaagaccataaaat carries:
- the LOC129984525 gene encoding uncharacterized protein LOC129984525; translation: MPALKAATPKPFTKEIITKGYGFYTPQDGSVCRIKVITDEKHILTDLNDDNEKEIIVGDVDEPIDRIIEDCIRTMKEEEVCRLKFEHPCLYPDVVIPIESAEEMRADQSSPIGNESPKMEFDKDTKDESSEMDVTSENPEVVKPESAAEVTPTSESQSEDTEDLPSNIVEIEFQLLAYTREPEIWEMSVTEKWRRATYHKQRGLELYSRGAYQYAFRRFGLTLKYVISLEHDIPSGQEEGMDIKGLKLSCYLNVAACQMRHHNYESVVINSSKALQMQSDNAKALYRRGAAYVQLQEYEKAKEDLTRAQQLEPKNQAVTKQLQLLKSRVQKLNQYYASAMKKYFQ